The DNA sequence TAACGATATCGGTTTTGTTAGTAGAGATTCTGTAAAATCTATTGCAGGTCTTAGCGAAGCAAAAAGCGCTGAGTTTTTAAGTCACGTTTTTGATAACACAGCCAAAAAAGGTTATAAAGTTATTGACGGTAAAGCCATAGTCTACGAGGTTTTGGAACAAAAGTTGCTTAATAAAGAGAAAGCTAAGCAGTATGTTAGCATGATTAGTGAAAATGTTTTACAAGTGAAACAAGCTGAATTAAACCAAAATCTTATTAAAAAGCTCGCTGCTGTATACAAAGTCGAGCAATACTACAAAGGAAAATAGTTGAGCACTACGATTTTAGGTATCGACATTGGTTCAACCAAGATTTGCGCTATTATCGCTCAAAAAAACGATGATGGTGACATCAAAATCTTAGGCGCAGGTATTGCAAAGTCTCAAGGTCTTAAAAAAGGTATTATCACCAACATTGACCTTGCTTCAAAGTCGATTCGCAATGCACTTAATGATGCAAAAAGAGTCGCAGGTACACAGTACGAGAGAGTCATTGTTTCCATTTCTGGAGCATACACGAAAAGCGTTGATAGCAGCGGTATTGTCAATATTCCTAACCGTGACATTGGTATCAAAGAGATCAATCGTGCGATGCAAATGGCTGATCATAACGCCAACATCCCGAATGAGTATGAAAAACTCCATGTACTTCCTTACAATTTTAAAGTAGATGACCAAGAGTTTATTGAAGATCCTCTTGGAATGAACGGCGCACGCCTTGAAGTGCAAGTGCATATCATTACAGCCCAAAAATCATCTCTTAGCAATCTTAGAAAAGCCGTTAAATCAGCAGGCGTAGAAATTGATAATATCGTACTTGGTGGTTATGCTTCAGCTATTGCTGTTTTAAATCATGATGAGAGAGAATTAGGCGTTGCTGTCATCGATATGGGTGGCGCTACATGTAACGTGATGATTCATGCTGGCAACTCCATGCGCTTCAATGATTATTTAGGTGTGGGATCACTCAATATAACAAACGATCTCTCAACGGCTCTTCATACACCATTAGGTGCAGCCGAAGAAATTAAAATTAATTATGGCTCTCTCAAAAGCAACTCAAGCGAACTGATTGAGCTTCCTGTCATTGGCGATGACGGTTCAACCCATGAAGTATCACTCAATATTGTTTCTAACGTTATTTATGTTAGGGTTGAAGAGACGCTAATGATCTTAGCAAAAACACTTGAAGACAGTAGTTTTAAAGAACAAATAGGTGCAGGTGTCGTTTTAACAGGTGGAATGACAAAACTGGATGGTATTAGAGAATTAGCGTCAGCTATTTTTGATAATGTACCCATCAGAATTGCCAAACCAAGAGAAATGGACGGACTCTTCGAAACACTGAGAGATCCAAGCTATTCAACAGCAATTGGTCTTGTTTTATATGGCGGAGGTTACTTCACGCCTTATGAAATCGATTCTAACAAAAAATTACGTTACAAAGATGAAACCATTGAACCAACACGTCATCATCATCAAGAAACATTTGAAGAGAGTGACGATGTTGAAGAAAATGAAATTGGAACACTTCCTGCTTCTGATAGCAGTAATGCAAAAGAGAAACTTAAAGATCTCGCAAATATCCAGGAAGAACATAGTGAGGGTTTTGGCTCAAAGCTATGGAATAGACTGACACAATTATTTTAAAGAGGGGTACGAGGAATGAACGGATTTAGCATAGAAGAATCAAAATGTGTTTATGGAGCTAAAATCAAAGTTATCGGTGTTGGCGGTGGCGGTGGTAACATGATTAACCACATGGTACGAGAAGGTATCTGTGGTATCGATCTCATCGCAGCAAACACAGACGCTCAGGCCCTTGAAAACTGTTTGGCAAAGACCAAAATCCAACTGGGCAAAAAAGGACTGGGAGCCGGTATGCGCCCAGACATTGGTAAAGAATCAGCACTTGAGAGTTACGAAGAGATTAAAAGTTCTTTAGAAAAAGCGGACATTGTTTTTATCGCGTCTGGTTTTGGTGGAGGCACGGGAACAGGAGCAGCACCTGTTGTGGCACAAGCCGCTAAAGAAGTTGGCGCTTTAACCGTTGCTGTTGTAACACGTCCTTTTATGTTTGAAGGTAAAAAAAGAGCTAAACTTGCAGAGATGGGAATTAATGAGCTTCGCAAAGAGAGTGATTCAATTGTTATCATTCCTAACGATAAGCTTCTCTCCATCGTTGATGCTAAATTTGGCATCAAAGACAGCTTTAAAATCGTTGATGACGTTTTAAGCAGAGCTGTTAGTGGTATGAGTTTGGTTGTTCTTTCATCTGGACAAAGTGATATTAACGTTGACTTTGCTGACGTACAAACCGTTATGAGTCATAGAGGTATGGCACTTATGGGTATTGGCGAAAGTACAGGCGAAGATGCAGCAATTGAAGCGATCAAAAGTGCTATTGAATCACCGCTTCTTGATAATATGTCTATCAATGGTGCGCTTGGCGTCTTGGTTCACTTCCAAATCCCACCAAGTTATCCTATTACTGAAATCAGCAACGCTATGGGACTTATTCTTGACTGCGCTGATGAAGATGCTGATGTTATCTTTGGTACAACAACCAGTGAAGAGATGGCAGAAAATTCTGTACGTGTCACCATCGTTGCAACAGGATTTGAAAATAAAATCGAAGCTTCTAAAGAGCTCAAAATGCTTAATAGCAATCAAGAATCAATTAAAAAAGAGCGTATTTTACGTATGAAAAAAGTAAGTGGTGGCTATGAGGGACAAGATGACTATCTTGACATCCCAACTTATATTAGACACCAAATGGATTAATAAACACCTCTACACTCCCTCTTCTATGCAGAGGAGGAAGCTTCTGGCTTCTTCCTCTATTTTTGACTTAACCAACTTCGTCTTACAAATAATCCAAATTGGGCTACCATTAAAGCTTTCATAACCCATTCACTCTGCTTATGCATTGTAGCAAATGCCTCTGTTGTTGTTTCAATAGCTCCAAGTTGTTGCGCATGCACAATAAATGGCGTATAATAAAACAAAAACAGCCCTGTTGTTATGACAATAACGAAAGACAATAAAAAAGATAAAAAATCATAGTTTTTACGCATCATCCAGACTTGTACTTCATAAATAATACTGTAAAGTGCCACAAAACCGATGACAATATTCATCTTTAAAAAGACTTGTGTCATTAAGATACCACTTTGAAAATGCGTTAAAACACCCTCGCCTAGATATTTATGTGGGAAAAAAATGACAGGAGCAATAAATGCGCCTGCCGCAATTTCAACACCCATAGCAATGCCTAACATCGCCAAATAAATCACCATTATACTTTTCATCTCTTCTCCTTAATCCAAAATCCACGATCTAGCCCCGCTAGATCTTTGTAAAACGCTATGTTTAAGCCTTTTTGCTTTACATGTAAAGCAATACTCTCACGCTGATCATATCCCATTTCACACGCTAATGCCTTAACGTCTTTTTGCACAAAAAGGTCGATAATATGACAAAGCATCTCATCACCCTTGCTCCCACCATAAAGCGCTAAAGAGGGCTCATAAGAGAGTCCGATTCCTAGAGGTTCCGCATCTGCAATATAAGGAGGGTTGGAAACGATCATATCAATCTCTCCACTCACGCCATCTAAATAACTTCCTTCAATAAAGCTAATACGTTCACTAACGCCGTGTTTCTTAGCGTTATGCCTACTTACATGTAAAGCCTCACTCGAAATATCTACCGCTGTAAATCTAGCCTTAGGCAGTAAAAGAGCCAGCATAATAGAGATAATGCCACTGCCACAACCGATTTCAACAATATGCGCATTGGGCGAGAGTTCTTTAGCCAATTCCACTGCCTTATCGACAAGTATTTCAGTTTCAGGACGAGGAATAAGTACGCGCGCATCGACATCAAACTCTTTACCATAAAAACTTGCTCGCCCTAAAATATATTCAAGTGGCTCATGTCCAGCACGACGTTCTAAAAACTTTGTAAACCTCTCATCCACACATATCTCATCATCGTTATGCATCACTATCCAACTCATCTCTTTACCCAAAACTTCACCCAAAAGAATCATCGCCTCTTTTTGAGGAATATCCGTAACTTCGCGCAATTGCTCTGCACCTTTAGATAAAAGCTCTTTAATGCGCAAGAGCTTCTCCTTCATCAAAGTGCATTCCCAATTTTTTAAGTCTTTCAGTAAGCGGTGGATGCGTAAAGTAAAGTGCAATGCTCAAAGGATGAGAAAGCGGAAAACTTTTATTCTCATCTGCTAGTTTCACCAGCGCTGAACACAATGCTTCTTGGCTCTCGCAAGCACTTCCATATTCATCCGCTCTATACTCATTGTAACGACTCAAAAGTCCAAAAAGTGGCATTAAAGCAAACGAAACAAGAGGCGAAAGCAGTAAAAATAGCACCATGACACTTCCTGCAGATTTCTTTACATGTAAAGATTCAAAAAGCTCTATCGGAAGGTTTCCAAAGAGTGCGAACATGAGAAAAAGCATCAAAGCACTTGAAGCAATGTTTTTGAGAATATCTTTATGCTTAAAGTGACCCAATTCATGCCCTAGAACAGCTAAAAGCTCATGCTTTTCCAGTTTTGCAATTAAGGTATCAAACAATACAACACGTTTAGAACGCCCCAAACCTCCAAAGTATGCATTGAGCCTATTGTCACGTTTACTAGCATCCAAGCTAAAAACGCCACTACTTTTTAACCCTGCTTTTTGCAACAACGCCTCAATAGAACTTTTAAGGTTTTCATCTTCAAGAGGCGTAAGCTTATTGAATAGTGGAACGATAATAATCGGATAGATCATATTGATAAATAAAATAACCACAAAGGAAAATAAAAACCCATAAAACCACCAATATTCATACGCCATAATAATTGTGCTCATGACCCAAAAAAATGCACCGCCAAAGAGTACAAACATTAAAGCTGATTTGATCTGATCTAAAACAAATGTTTTGACATCAATCGTTGAAAAACCAAATTTTTTATCAAGTCCAAATGTTTGATAAAGATCAAAAGGAAGTGTGAGCAGATAATTCACCGAAATAAAGCTCATAACAAACACAATAGAACGAAGGACTTCATTTTCAATACGTAATGTCGAATCAAGCGTTGCAAACCCAAAGGTTATCCAACCGAAAAAGAGAACAAAATCAAATAAAGAAGTCACTAAAGAGAGCCTTTGTGAAGCTATCTTATAAGCAGCAGCCTTGAGATAATTTGAAGGTGAGAGAATAACTGCCTTAAACTCGCGTGCTTTACGCACGAAACCTAGTTCCATAAGTGCCGCATACATTTTGATTAAGAGATAGATGATATAAAAAAGTGTTATAAGTTCCAACATAAAGTGCGATTCCTTTGTCAAATTGAAAGACGTTATCATACCAGTTTTTCATCAATATTGTCTAAATCAATTTCATACAACGCGTTTGTATCAGGGGAATGTTATAATTCCAAAAAGTAATAAAATGGTCATATATTACTCTAAATATATGACCATTTTATTACGATTGAAATTCTTTAACAAAGGAAGAAAATGACAATTTCAAAACAACTGATGACTATGCTAGCTATCGCAATTATAGGTATCTTTTTAATCTTCGGCATAGCAATAACAAAGATGGATATAGTCTATGAAAAAGCAAATTATGGTAACGATAATTCTCTGCCAAGTGTTTTAATTCTCAATCAAGCCATCCAAGAAGCCTTTAGAGTGAGACTTTACATGTGGCAACATCTTGCTCAAACAGATGTGGCACAAATGGAAAAAATTGAAGAAACGATTGCAAAGACAAAAGCTAATATTAATGAAAATTTTAAAAAATATGAACCTATGATTTCTGATGACACAGACAAAGCATTGCTAGCAAAGGATCGTGAAGTTGCAGCTGCTTATTATGCCTTTTTAGACAAAGCAATCAAACTCTCAAAAGCCAATCAAAAAGATGCATCACGAGATTTTATACTTAATAATACAGCTATTGGATTAGAATTTACAAACGTCTTTGTCGAACACATGAACTATAATGAAAAACTCGCGCACGAAGGTGCTCAAATTGGTTTAGACACTAAAAAAAGCGCA is a window from the Sulfurospirillum oryzae genome containing:
- the prmC gene encoding peptide chain release factor N(5)-glutamine methyltransferase, whose amino-acid sequence is MRIKELLSKGAEQLREVTDIPQKEAMILLGEVLGKEMSWIVMHNDDEICVDERFTKFLERRAGHEPLEYILGRASFYGKEFDVDARVLIPRPETEILVDKAVELAKELSPNAHIVEIGCGSGIISIMLALLLPKARFTAVDISSEALHVSRHNAKKHGVSERISFIEGSYLDGVSGEIDMIVSNPPYIADAEPLGIGLSYEPSLALYGGSKGDEMLCHIIDLFVQKDVKALACEMGYDQRESIALHVKQKGLNIAFYKDLAGLDRGFWIKEKR
- the ftsA gene encoding cell division protein FtsA, which produces MSTTILGIDIGSTKICAIIAQKNDDGDIKILGAGIAKSQGLKKGIITNIDLASKSIRNALNDAKRVAGTQYERVIVSISGAYTKSVDSSGIVNIPNRDIGIKEINRAMQMADHNANIPNEYEKLHVLPYNFKVDDQEFIEDPLGMNGARLEVQVHIITAQKSSLSNLRKAVKSAGVEIDNIVLGGYASAIAVLNHDERELGVAVIDMGGATCNVMIHAGNSMRFNDYLGVGSLNITNDLSTALHTPLGAAEEIKINYGSLKSNSSELIELPVIGDDGSTHEVSLNIVSNVIYVRVEETLMILAKTLEDSSFKEQIGAGVVLTGGMTKLDGIRELASAIFDNVPIRIAKPREMDGLFETLRDPSYSTAIGLVLYGGGYFTPYEIDSNKKLRYKDETIEPTRHHHQETFEESDDVEENEIGTLPASDSSNAKEKLKDLANIQEEHSEGFGSKLWNRLTQLF
- the ftsZ gene encoding cell division protein FtsZ, which translates into the protein MNGFSIEESKCVYGAKIKVIGVGGGGGNMINHMVREGICGIDLIAANTDAQALENCLAKTKIQLGKKGLGAGMRPDIGKESALESYEEIKSSLEKADIVFIASGFGGGTGTGAAPVVAQAAKEVGALTVAVVTRPFMFEGKKRAKLAEMGINELRKESDSIVIIPNDKLLSIVDAKFGIKDSFKIVDDVLSRAVSGMSLVVLSSGQSDINVDFADVQTVMSHRGMALMGIGESTGEDAAIEAIKSAIESPLLDNMSINGALGVLVHFQIPPSYPITEISNAMGLILDCADEDADVIFGTTTSEEMAENSVRVTIVATGFENKIEASKELKMLNSNQESIKKERILRMKKVSGGYEGQDDYLDIPTYIRHQMD
- a CDS encoding M48 family metallopeptidase, translated to MLELITLFYIIYLLIKMYAALMELGFVRKAREFKAVILSPSNYLKAAAYKIASQRLSLVTSLFDFVLFFGWITFGFATLDSTLRIENEVLRSIVFVMSFISVNYLLTLPFDLYQTFGLDKKFGFSTIDVKTFVLDQIKSALMFVLFGGAFFWVMSTIIMAYEYWWFYGFLFSFVVILFINMIYPIIIVPLFNKLTPLEDENLKSSIEALLQKAGLKSSGVFSLDASKRDNRLNAYFGGLGRSKRVVLFDTLIAKLEKHELLAVLGHELGHFKHKDILKNIASSALMLFLMFALFGNLPIELFESLHVKKSAGSVMVLFLLLSPLVSFALMPLFGLLSRYNEYRADEYGSACESQEALCSALVKLADENKSFPLSHPLSIALYFTHPPLTERLKKLGMHFDEGEALAH
- a CDS encoding DUF4149 domain-containing protein codes for the protein MKSIMVIYLAMLGIAMGVEIAAGAFIAPVIFFPHKYLGEGVLTHFQSGILMTQVFLKMNIVIGFVALYSIIYEVQVWMMRKNYDFLSFLLSFVIVITTGLFLFYYTPFIVHAQQLGAIETTTEAFATMHKQSEWVMKALMVAQFGLFVRRSWLSQK